One genomic window of Channa argus isolate prfri chromosome 5, Channa argus male v1.0, whole genome shotgun sequence includes the following:
- the LOC137127815 gene encoding leucine-rich repeat neuronal protein 1-like, which yields MVCNSKPWPPLIWLCVGLFFSFLSPMHGKECPRLCVCEIRPWFTPQSTYKEATTVDCNDLRLTHIPTNLSTDTQVLLLQSNAISRTSGELEVLFNLTELDLSQNNFSTVEAVGLTSMNHLTTLHLEENQISQLPDHCLGNLSNLQELYINHNHINSISPRAFAGLHSLLRLHLNSNKLHVIDSRWFEETPNLEILMIGENPVIGLLDMNFKPLGSLRSLVLAGMDLTDVPANAFVGLDNLESISFYDNKLVRIPQLALQKVPNLKFLDLNKNPVHKIQEGDFRNMLRLKELGINNMMELVSIDRYSLDNLPELTKLEATNNPKLSYVHRLAFRDMPSLESLMLNNNALTALYQHTVDVLPNLREISLHSNPLRCDCVIQWMSSNRTTVRFMEPLAMLCTSPEELRGQRVRELRLLESPEQCLPLISQETFPSHLNLELGMSISLDCRAMAEPEPDIYWVTPLGTKITIDTVSERHHLSSEGTLHLSHVQLEDSGHYTCVAQNTEGADTRVATIRVNGTLLDSAQVLKIYVKQTESHSILVSWKINSNVMSSNLKWASATMKIDNPHITYTARVPVDVHEYNLTHLQPATEYEVCLTVSNIHLQMHKSCVNVTTRSSTFALDLSDQHPSAAVLVVMATMLAFLSLATVGIYMARRWKRKNYHHSLKKYMLKTSSIPLNELYPPLINLWEVDGEKDKDCSTEGKPSPVDTTRSYYMW from the coding sequence ATGGTGTGCAACTCAAAGCCTTGGCCCCCTTTAATCTGGCTGTGTGTgggattgtttttttcctttctgtcgcCCATGCATGGCAAAGAATGTCCTCGTTTGTGCGTGTGCGAGATCCGTCCTTGGTTCACCCCGCAGTCGACCTACAAGGAGGCGACTACAGTAGACTGCAACGACTTGAGGCTCACGCACATCCCTACCAACCTATCAACAGATACCCAAGTGTTACTGCTCCAAAGTAATGCCATCTCACGTACCAGTGGAGAGCTGGAGGTACTTTTCAACTTGACAGAGTTGGACCTATCCCAGAACAACTTCAGCACTGTGGAAGCAGTGGGCCTAACAAGCATGAACCATCTGACCACCCTCCATCTAGAGGAAAATCAGATCAGTCAACTGCCAGACCACTGTCTGGGAAACCTCTCCAATCTCCAGGAGCTCTACATCAACCACAACCACATAAATTCAATTTCTCCACGTGCATTTGCAGGCCTGCACAGTTTGTTGCGTCTTCATCTTAACTCCAACAAGCTCCATGTTATAGATAGCCGCTGGTTTGAAGAAACACCCAACCTTGAGATCCTAATGATCGGGGAGAACCCTGTCATTGGCCTTCTAGACATGAACTTTAAGCCTCTAGGAAGCCTGAGGAGTCTAGTACTAGCTGGCATGGACCTCACTGATGTTCCAGCGAATGCATTTGTGGGTTTGGATAACCTGgaaagcatttctttttatgACAACAAACTAGTTAGAATTCCTCAACTGGCCCTTCAAAAAGTTCCCAATCTGAAATTCTtggatttaaacaaaaatcCAGTTCACAAAATTCAGGAAGGAGACTTCAGGAACATGTTACGTTTGAAAGAATTGGGCATAAACAATATGATGGAGTTAGTATCTATTGACCGCTATTCTCTGGACAACCTTCCAGAACTTACTAAGCTGGAAGCCACAAACAACCCTAAACTGTCTTATGTCCACAGATTGGCCTTTAGGGACATGCCTTCCCTGGAGAGCCTAATGCTCAACAACAATGCCCTTACTGCCCTTTACCAGCACACTGTGGATGTGTTGCCGAATTTGCGGGAGATCAGCCTGCACAGCAACCCATTGCGCTGTGATTGTGTCATTCAATGGATGAGTTCCAACAGGACCACAGTGCGCTTCATGGAGCCCCTGGCCATGCTGTGTACCTCCCCAGAAGAACTCAGGGGTCAGCGTGTTCGAGAACTAAGGCTGCTGGAGTCCCCTGAGCAGTGCCTCCCCCTCATATCACAAGAGACGTTCCCCAGCCACTTGAACCTTGAGCTGGGCATGAGTATCAGTCTCGATTGTAGAGCCATGGCTGAACCAGAGCCTGACATTTACTGGGTGACTCCTCTTGGGACAAAAATCACAATAGATACTGTGTCCGAACGACACCACCTGAGCAGTGAGGGGACCCTGCACCTATCTCATGTGCAGTTGGAAGATTCCGGTCATTACACGTGTGTAGCCCAGAACACAGAGGGGGCTGACACAAGAGTTGCCACCATCCGTGTTAATGGCACCCTGCTTGACAGTGCCCAGGTGTTGAAAATCTACGTTAAGCAGACTGAGTCCCACTCCATCCTAGTCTCTTGGAAAATAAACTCTAATGTCATGTCCTCCAATCTGAAGTGGGCCTCAGCCACCATGAAAATTGACAACCCACATATCACCTACACAGCTCGCGTTCCTGTAGATGTTCATGAGTACAACCTCACACACCTTCAGCCTGCCACTGAGTATGAGGTATGCCTCACAGTCTCCAATATACATCTGCAAATGCACAAGTCTTGTGTTAATGTGACAACACGTAGTTCCACCTTTGCCCTGGACCTTTCAGACCAGCACCCAAGTGCGGCTGTGCTCGTTGTCATGGCAACCATGTTGGCCTTTCTCAGTTTGGCCACTGTAGGAATCTACATGGCTCGCAGATGGAAGAGAAAAAACTACCACCACTCTCTGAAGAAATACATGCTAAAGACCTCTTCCATCCCCCTTAATGAGCTTTACCCCCCGCTCATCAACCTGTGGGAGGTTGACGGTGAAAAGGACAAAGATTGCAGCACAGAGGGAAAACCCTCACCTGTAGACACCACACGTAGCTATTACATGTGGTGA
- the sumf1 gene encoding formylglycine-generating enzyme isoform X1 — MARCLVLLVIFGCVHNVLCLQGSWASKQEPATPQGAAACGCENLKRAAAAVDPMEDRTETGDPAMKYSRGANERTSEAQGDEKKVQSRMMQIFGGEFLMGTDNPGIPPDGEGPQRLVHVDSFYMDIQEVTNRQFQSFVNATGYVTEAEKFGDSFVFEGILSETVKREITQAVAAAPWWLPVKGANWRHPEGPDSFIMDRLDHPVLHVSWADAVAYCSWANKRLPSEAEWEYACRGGLKDRLYPWGNKLNPKGKHYANLWQGDFPTHNSGEDGYIKTSPVMSFPANGFGLYDMVGNAWEWTSDWWTVHHTADRQHNPKGPPSGKDKVKKGGSYMCHKSYCYRYRCAARSQNTPDSSASNLGFRCASREPQ, encoded by the exons ATGGCGCgttgtttagttttattagttATATTTGGCTGTGTGCACAATGTGTTATGTCTCCAGGGTTCATGGGCGTCTAAGCAGGAACCAGCCACCCCGCAGGGAGCCGCAGCCTGCGGCTGTGAGAACCTAAAGAGAGCCGCTGCTGCTGTGGACCCTATGGAGGACAGGACCGAGACCGGAGACCCAGCTATGAAATACAGTAGAGGTGCAAATGAGAGGACGTCTGAGGCTCAGGGAGATGAGAAGAAAGTACAAAGTAGG ATGATGCAAATTTTTGGAGGAGAATTCCTAATGGGAACAGACAACCCGGGTATTCCTCCCGATGGGGAAGGCCCCCAGAGACTGGTACACGTGGACTCCTTCTACATGGACATCCAGGAAGTAACTAACAGGCAGTTCCAGAGCTTTGTCAATGCCACAGGCTATGTTACTGAG gcAGAGAAATTTGGAGACTCATTTGTATTTGAGGGAATTTTGAGTGAGACAGTCAAGCGTGAAATCACCCAAGCG GTGGCTGCTGCCCCCTGGTGGCTTCCAGTCAAAGGGGCTAACTGGAGGCACCCTGAGGGTCCAGACTCTTTCATCATGGACAG ACTAGATCATCCTGTTCTACATGTGTCCTGGGCGGATGCTGTTGCCTATTGTTCTTGGGCTAACAAGAGACTTCCTTCAGAGGCCGAATGGGAGTATGCCTGCAGGGGTGGCCTCAAAGATAG ACTTTACCCCTGGGGAAACAAGTTAAATCCGAAAGGAAAACACTATGCCAACCTCTGGCAAGGGGATTTCCCCACCCATAACTCTGGAGAGGATGGATACATCAAAACCTCACCA GTTATGTCCTTTCCTGCCAATGGCTTTGGTCTGTATGACATGGTGGGAAACGCATGGGAATGGACCTCAGACTGGTGGACTGTGCATCACACTGCAGACCGGCAACACAACCCA AAAGGTCCTCCGTCAGGCAAAGATAAGGTGAAGAAGGGAGGCTCATACATGTGCCACAAG TCTTATTGTTACAGATACCGATGTGCAGCAAGAAGCCAGAACACTCCGGACAGCTCGGCCTCTAATCTTGGTTTTCGCTGTGCCTCTCGTGAGCCACAGTGA
- the sumf1 gene encoding formylglycine-generating enzyme isoform X2 produces MEDRTETGDPAMKYSRGANERTSEAQGDEKKVQSRMMQIFGGEFLMGTDNPGIPPDGEGPQRLVHVDSFYMDIQEVTNRQFQSFVNATGYVTEAEKFGDSFVFEGILSETVKREITQAVAAAPWWLPVKGANWRHPEGPDSFIMDRLDHPVLHVSWADAVAYCSWANKRLPSEAEWEYACRGGLKDRLYPWGNKLNPKGKHYANLWQGDFPTHNSGEDGYIKTSPVMSFPANGFGLYDMVGNAWEWTSDWWTVHHTADRQHNPKGPPSGKDKVKKGGSYMCHKSYCYRYRCAARSQNTPDSSASNLGFRCASREPQ; encoded by the exons ATGGAGGACAGGACCGAGACCGGAGACCCAGCTATGAAATACAGTAGAGGTGCAAATGAGAGGACGTCTGAGGCTCAGGGAGATGAGAAGAAAGTACAAAGTAGG ATGATGCAAATTTTTGGAGGAGAATTCCTAATGGGAACAGACAACCCGGGTATTCCTCCCGATGGGGAAGGCCCCCAGAGACTGGTACACGTGGACTCCTTCTACATGGACATCCAGGAAGTAACTAACAGGCAGTTCCAGAGCTTTGTCAATGCCACAGGCTATGTTACTGAG gcAGAGAAATTTGGAGACTCATTTGTATTTGAGGGAATTTTGAGTGAGACAGTCAAGCGTGAAATCACCCAAGCG GTGGCTGCTGCCCCCTGGTGGCTTCCAGTCAAAGGGGCTAACTGGAGGCACCCTGAGGGTCCAGACTCTTTCATCATGGACAG ACTAGATCATCCTGTTCTACATGTGTCCTGGGCGGATGCTGTTGCCTATTGTTCTTGGGCTAACAAGAGACTTCCTTCAGAGGCCGAATGGGAGTATGCCTGCAGGGGTGGCCTCAAAGATAG ACTTTACCCCTGGGGAAACAAGTTAAATCCGAAAGGAAAACACTATGCCAACCTCTGGCAAGGGGATTTCCCCACCCATAACTCTGGAGAGGATGGATACATCAAAACCTCACCA GTTATGTCCTTTCCTGCCAATGGCTTTGGTCTGTATGACATGGTGGGAAACGCATGGGAATGGACCTCAGACTGGTGGACTGTGCATCACACTGCAGACCGGCAACACAACCCA AAAGGTCCTCCGTCAGGCAAAGATAAGGTGAAGAAGGGAGGCTCATACATGTGCCACAAG TCTTATTGTTACAGATACCGATGTGCAGCAAGAAGCCAGAACACTCCGGACAGCTCGGCCTCTAATCTTGGTTTTCGCTGTGCCTCTCGTGAGCCACAGTGA
- the sumf1 gene encoding formylglycine-generating enzyme isoform X3: MRGRLRLREMRRKYKMMQIFGGEFLMGTDNPGIPPDGEGPQRLVHVDSFYMDIQEVTNRQFQSFVNATGYVTEAEKFGDSFVFEGILSETVKREITQAVAAAPWWLPVKGANWRHPEGPDSFIMDRLDHPVLHVSWADAVAYCSWANKRLPSEAEWEYACRGGLKDRLYPWGNKLNPKGKHYANLWQGDFPTHNSGEDGYIKTSPVMSFPANGFGLYDMVGNAWEWTSDWWTVHHTADRQHNPKGPPSGKDKVKKGGSYMCHKSYCYRYRCAARSQNTPDSSASNLGFRCASREPQ; this comes from the exons ATGAGAGGACGTCTGAGGCTCAGGGAGATGAGAAGAAAGTACAAA ATGATGCAAATTTTTGGAGGAGAATTCCTAATGGGAACAGACAACCCGGGTATTCCTCCCGATGGGGAAGGCCCCCAGAGACTGGTACACGTGGACTCCTTCTACATGGACATCCAGGAAGTAACTAACAGGCAGTTCCAGAGCTTTGTCAATGCCACAGGCTATGTTACTGAG gcAGAGAAATTTGGAGACTCATTTGTATTTGAGGGAATTTTGAGTGAGACAGTCAAGCGTGAAATCACCCAAGCG GTGGCTGCTGCCCCCTGGTGGCTTCCAGTCAAAGGGGCTAACTGGAGGCACCCTGAGGGTCCAGACTCTTTCATCATGGACAG ACTAGATCATCCTGTTCTACATGTGTCCTGGGCGGATGCTGTTGCCTATTGTTCTTGGGCTAACAAGAGACTTCCTTCAGAGGCCGAATGGGAGTATGCCTGCAGGGGTGGCCTCAAAGATAG ACTTTACCCCTGGGGAAACAAGTTAAATCCGAAAGGAAAACACTATGCCAACCTCTGGCAAGGGGATTTCCCCACCCATAACTCTGGAGAGGATGGATACATCAAAACCTCACCA GTTATGTCCTTTCCTGCCAATGGCTTTGGTCTGTATGACATGGTGGGAAACGCATGGGAATGGACCTCAGACTGGTGGACTGTGCATCACACTGCAGACCGGCAACACAACCCA AAAGGTCCTCCGTCAGGCAAAGATAAGGTGAAGAAGGGAGGCTCATACATGTGCCACAAG TCTTATTGTTACAGATACCGATGTGCAGCAAGAAGCCAGAACACTCCGGACAGCTCGGCCTCTAATCTTGGTTTTCGCTGTGCCTCTCGTGAGCCACAGTGA